A stretch of the Leguminivora glycinivorella isolate SPB_JAAS2020 chromosome 2, LegGlyc_1.1, whole genome shotgun sequence genome encodes the following:
- the LOC125234682 gene encoding protein enabled-like — MTSSNSPVQPGALLPPQIPPFMPGPSGITGNPPPPPDKPLPAPFSPPMPMGMPPMPMGMAPMGSMPMGLPGMPMGMPMLGGPPQAKLPVIVMPFYSPDPAYKDPRPDSKKPSEPHKRKVKIIKKSHHHHHDSDADSSSDTDGSSSGDSNDYERKRWTWKNRRAMRRHKRMRHAKKQEFLTPVLQYVSKDGFVIFEKPISKGEAKDWLSDSDGPNEDTVKVNRARETNKKYSRDEDETRPNKRVVTKDLSKESDHKMVIQKIQKRQKNPRQEIREESKSKQH, encoded by the coding sequence ATGACCAGCTCCAACTCGCCTGTGCAGCCAGGAGCACTCTTGCCTCCTCAGATTCCACCTTTCATGCCTGGCCCGTCAGGAATTACAGGGAATCCTCCTCCTCCTCCAGATAAACCTCTGCCTGCTCCCTTCTCTCCACCAATGCCTATGGGGATGCCTCCAATGCCCATGGGAATGGCACCCATGGGTTCGATGCCTATGGGCTTACCCGGAATGCCAATGGGCATGCCTATGCTCGGTGGTCCGCCACAAGCCAAACTTCCCGTCATTGTCATGCCGTTCTACTCTCCTGATCCAGCTTATAAAGATCCTAGACCAGATTCGAAGAAGCCTTCTGAACCCCACAAAAGGAAAGTCAAGATTATCAAGAaatcacatcatcatcatcatgattCTGACGCTGACTCAAGCTCGGACACTGACGGTTCAAGTTCTGGCGATTCGAATGACTACGAGAGAAAGCGTTGGACTTGGAAAAACCGCAGGGCTATGAGGAGACATAAGAGAATGAGGCATGCTAAAAAACAGGAGTTCTTAACGCCCGTCCTACAATACGTTAGCAAAGACGGGTTTGTTATATTTGAAAAACCTATTTCAAAAGGTGAAGCAAAGGATTGGTTAAGTGATAGTGATGGCCCTAATGAAGATACTGTTAAAGTAAATAGAGCACGAGAGACCAACAAGAAATATAGCAGAGATGAAGACGAGACGAGGCCAAATAAACGTGTTGTTACTAAAGACTTATCAAAAGAGTCAGATCATAAAATGGTAATTCAAAAGATTCAAAAACGGCAAAAAAACCCTCGTCAAGAAATTCGCGAAGAATCGAAGAGTAAACAGCACTAA
- the LOC125242264 gene encoding carbohydrate-responsive element-binding protein-like isoform X1, with amino-acid sequence MAYRPWISAITLLVAMRPVNVQFAMPMPAVPMFQPVPPPPPMLMMAPPPPPVPVPVPYPVPVPIIVTRKTTTTTTTTTTQSPNDGGDGNGDGHFAIAFPLPFGFPAPFMLPQAPPPRFCNDKPRPKQCPPCPPCVCAPSCTPAFYSFCSPCHQKCRCKSSGDTPKPQPPKPPPPMPIVPAPMPMYPMVPPMVPPAPGPIFIFPLPPAMPFRRPPRRVPIESASEVSDTDTSDSSSDTDTDYNKDWRRRKRRKHIKSKQHIKSRRRFSNIRKNARSYESSHDVGTIVHETKLVKPMLSYISRNGKVKFEKKLSEDDAKHLMGTDTDRSKSVEFNNNGRRSAVRPVSSKDTRTVIFSPPPNKKITNLTVSFDVVQ; translated from the exons ATGGCCTAT AGACCATGGATATCGGCAATTACATTGTTAGTTGCTATGAGGCCAGTGAACGTACAATTCGCAATGCCGATGCCGGCAGTGCCGATGTTCCAGCCGGTGCCGCCTCCGCCGCCCATGCTCATGATGGCGCCACCGCCGCCGCCCGTACCTGTCCCTGTGCCCTACCCCGTCCCCGTACCTATCATAGTCACCAGAAAAACTACCACCACTACTACTACCACAACAACCCAATCACCCAATGATGGCGGTGACGGAAATGGTGATGGACACTTTGCAATTGCATTCCCTTTGCCTTTCGGATTCCCTGCACCATTCATGTTGCCACAAGCGCCTCCTCCGAGATTCTGCAACGACAAACCGAGACCGAAGCAGTGCCCTCCTTGTCCACCGTGCGTTTGCGCTCCGAGCTGCACGCCTGCGTTTTACTCCTTTTGCTCCCCGTGTCATCAGAAGTGCAGATGTAAAAGTAGTGGCGATACTCCCAAGCCTCAGCCTCCTAAACCGCCGCCACCCATGCCCATAGTACCGGCGCCTATGCCTATGTATCCTATGGTACCACCTATGGTACCTCCGGCGCCAGGTCCTATATTCATCTTTCCCTTGCCGCCCGCTATGCCTTTCAGACGTCCACCGAGAAGAGTTCCCATAGAATCGGCGAGCGAAGTTAGTGATACTGATACTTCAGACAGTTCCTCGGACACAGATACTGATTATAATAAAGATTGGCGACGTAGAAAGAGACGGAAACACATAAAAAGCAAGCAACACATAAAAAGCAGGCGACGTTTCAGTAACATTAGGAAGAATGCTAGAAGTTACGAAAGTAGCCATGATGTAGGAACAATAGTTCATGAAACCAAGCTTGTGAAACCGATGTTATCCTACATAAGCAGGAACGGGAAAGTGAAATTTGAGAAAAAGCTTAGCGAAGACGATGCTAAACATTTGATGGGAACAGATACAGATAGATCAAAAAGTGTGGAATTTAATAATAATGGTCGAAGATCTGCTGTCAGGCCTGTCAGTTCTAAAGACACTAGAACTGTCATATTCAGTCCGCCGCCAAACAAGAAAATTACTAATCTCACAGTATCTTTTGATGTTGttcaataa
- the LOC125242264 gene encoding carbohydrate-responsive element-binding protein-like isoform X2, with the protein MRPWISAITLLVAMRPVNVQFAMPMPAVPMFQPVPPPPPMLMMAPPPPPVPVPVPYPVPVPIIVTRKTTTTTTTTTTQSPNDGGDGNGDGHFAIAFPLPFGFPAPFMLPQAPPPRFCNDKPRPKQCPPCPPCVCAPSCTPAFYSFCSPCHQKCRCKSSGDTPKPQPPKPPPPMPIVPAPMPMYPMVPPMVPPAPGPIFIFPLPPAMPFRRPPRRVPIESASEVSDTDTSDSSSDTDTDYNKDWRRRKRRKHIKSKQHIKSRRRFSNIRKNARSYESSHDVGTIVHETKLVKPMLSYISRNGKVKFEKKLSEDDAKHLMGTDTDRSKSVEFNNNGRRSAVRPVSSKDTRTVIFSPPPNKKITNLTVSFDVVQ; encoded by the exons ATG AGACCATGGATATCGGCAATTACATTGTTAGTTGCTATGAGGCCAGTGAACGTACAATTCGCAATGCCGATGCCGGCAGTGCCGATGTTCCAGCCGGTGCCGCCTCCGCCGCCCATGCTCATGATGGCGCCACCGCCGCCGCCCGTACCTGTCCCTGTGCCCTACCCCGTCCCCGTACCTATCATAGTCACCAGAAAAACTACCACCACTACTACTACCACAACAACCCAATCACCCAATGATGGCGGTGACGGAAATGGTGATGGACACTTTGCAATTGCATTCCCTTTGCCTTTCGGATTCCCTGCACCATTCATGTTGCCACAAGCGCCTCCTCCGAGATTCTGCAACGACAAACCGAGACCGAAGCAGTGCCCTCCTTGTCCACCGTGCGTTTGCGCTCCGAGCTGCACGCCTGCGTTTTACTCCTTTTGCTCCCCGTGTCATCAGAAGTGCAGATGTAAAAGTAGTGGCGATACTCCCAAGCCTCAGCCTCCTAAACCGCCGCCACCCATGCCCATAGTACCGGCGCCTATGCCTATGTATCCTATGGTACCACCTATGGTACCTCCGGCGCCAGGTCCTATATTCATCTTTCCCTTGCCGCCCGCTATGCCTTTCAGACGTCCACCGAGAAGAGTTCCCATAGAATCGGCGAGCGAAGTTAGTGATACTGATACTTCAGACAGTTCCTCGGACACAGATACTGATTATAATAAAGATTGGCGACGTAGAAAGAGACGGAAACACATAAAAAGCAAGCAACACATAAAAAGCAGGCGACGTTTCAGTAACATTAGGAAGAATGCTAGAAGTTACGAAAGTAGCCATGATGTAGGAACAATAGTTCATGAAACCAAGCTTGTGAAACCGATGTTATCCTACATAAGCAGGAACGGGAAAGTGAAATTTGAGAAAAAGCTTAGCGAAGACGATGCTAAACATTTGATGGGAACAGATACAGATAGATCAAAAAGTGTGGAATTTAATAATAATGGTCGAAGATCTGCTGTCAGGCCTGTCAGTTCTAAAGACACTAGAACTGTCATATTCAGTCCGCCGCCAAACAAGAAAATTACTAATCTCACAGTATCTTTTGATGTTGttcaataa